Genomic DNA from Paenibacillus borealis:
GAATCAGGCTGTTGCCGTCAACTGTGAATTTGGTGGCATCGGAACGGTACAGATCAATGTTTTTGAAGGTGAAGCCGCGTGCCGTCATCTCCAGCGCCATTTCCAGTACCGGAAGCATCGCTTTTTCCTTCGGCAGCGCCTGGAAGCCTTTTTGCTCAATCTCTACGATCTGACGCCCGATAGCCTCATATCCCTTGCAGCATAGGTCAATATCAAAATCAGCGGCACGGACAGAGAAGTAAGTCGCATAATATTCAATCGGATGATACAGCTTGAAGAAGGCGGTCCGCACTGCGGAAATTACATACGCCGCCGCATGCGCCTTCGGGAACATGTACTGGATTTTGAGGCAGGAATCAATGTACCATTGCGGCACCTTGCAATTCTTCATTTCCTCAATCCATTCGGGAGGCAGCCCCTTCCCCTTACGCACACTTTCCGTAATCTTGAAGGCCAGGCTGGCATCCATGTTCGCCTTATAGATCAGATAGAGCATGATATCATCACGGCAGCCGATAACCGTCTTGATGTTGCAGGTATTATTCTTGATCAGCTCCTGGGCATTGCCCAGCCACACGCCTGTACCGTGAGACAGGCCTGAAATCTGCAGTAAGTCGGCAAAGCTGGAAGGCTTGGCTTCCACAAGCATCTGGCGGACAAACTTCGTCCCCATCTCCGGCACTCCGTAGGTGGCTACAGGGGTACGGATCTGATCCGGCCTTACCCCAAGCGCATCTGTGGAGTTGAACATGCTCATTACCTTCGGATCATTCATCGGAATGGTGGTCGGGTCCACGCCGGTCAGATCCTGCAGCATCCGCATCATGGTCGGATCATCATGGCCCAGAATATCGAGCTTCAGCAGGTTGGCATCGAAGGCGTGATAGTCAAAATGGGTCGTCTTCCACTCTGCCGTAACATCATCCGCCGGGAACTGCACCGGAGTGATGTCTTCAATCTCCATATAATCCGGCAAAACTACGATACCGCCGGGATGCTGCCCCGTACTGCGCTTCACACCGGTGCAGCCGGCCGCCAGACGGCCTACCTCGGCTCCGCGCCAGCGCTTCTGGTGATGCTCTTCATATTTCTTCGTGAACCCGAAGGCGGTCTTCTCAGCTACCGTACCGATGGTGCCCGCACGGAATACATTGTCAGGTCCAAACATCGTTTTGGTGAAATTATGGGCATTCGGCTGGTATTCCCCTGAGAAGTTAAGGTCGATATCGGGAACCTTATCCCCCTTGAAGCCCAGGAACGTCTCAAACGGAATATCCTGGCCTTCTCCCTTCAGATTACCGCCGCAGTTCGGGCAGGCCTTATCCGGCAGGTCAAATCCGCTCGGCACGCTGCCGTCAAGGAACCATTCACTATGCCTGCACTCGGGATTCGTGCAAATATAGTGAGCCGGCAGCGGGTTAACCTCAGAAATACCGAGGAAAGTTGCCACAACGGATGACCCTACCGATCCACGTGAGCCGACGAGATATCCGTCCTGATTCGACTTTTTAACGAGCCGTTCAGAGATCAGATAGTTGGCAGAGAACCCGTATTTAATAATCGGCGCGAGTTCCTTTTCCAGACGGGCTACTACAACCTCCGGCAATTCCTCTCCGTAAATTGATTTGGCAGTTTCATAGCAGGTATTGCGGATTTCATCATCCGCACCTTCAATTACCGGAGTGAACAGTTCGCTCGGGAACAGATCATATTCCTCGAAACGGTCGGCGAGCTCGACGGTATTGGTGACCACGACCTCCATCGCTTTTTCTAGGCCCAGGAACTCAAACTCCGTAAGCATCTCCTCGGTAGTCCTGAAATGGGCGTCCGGTTTACGCTGGTCCTTAAGCGGACTGAAGCCGGTAATCCCGTGAATCGTAATATCACGGAACAGCTTGTCACGCGGCTCCAGGTAATGCACATTGCCGGTCGCAATGACGGGCTTGTTCATTTGCTCGCCGATTTCGCATATCTTGCGCACAACACTGCGTAAATCCTCGGCACTGGCCACAAAGCCTTTATCCACGAGATGCATGTACATGGTCAGCGGCTGAATCTCCAGAACATCATAGAACTGGGCGACCTCAATGGCCTCCTCTACCGTCTTGTTCAGCACAGCTTCAAAAAACTCCCCGCGTTCACAGCCGGAAATGACAATTAGCCCGTCCCGGTGCTCTTCAAGCTTTGATTTGGGAATGCAGGGCACCCGTTTGTAGTACTCTGTATGCGACATGGAGATCAGCTTGTAGAGATTCTTTTTGCCTACCGGATTTAGCGCATAGATGCCACAGTGAAACGGACGTACATTCGACAAGTCATTGCCTACATAATCATTCAGCCGTTCCAGCCGGGTTAACCCTTTCATCTTCTCCGCATCAGCCAGCAGCCCGTTCAGGATGCCGCCCAGGGCAATCGTATCATCCACCGCCCGGTGATGGCTCTCCAGCAGCACTTTGTACTTGTCAGCAAGTGTATTAAGCCGGTGGTTCTTCATAGTCGGAAAGAGCAAGCGTGCCAGCTCCAGCGTATCCAATGAAGGATTAGGCAGCAGCGGCAAGCCCAGCTTCTTGAGGGAAGCCTGAATGAACCCCATATCAAACCGTGCATTATGGGCGACCAGAATGCTGTCCGAGACAAACTCAACGAATTCTTTGAGCACAGGCTCAAGATCAGGAGCATCTTTAACCATTTCGTCAGTAATATTCGTCAGCTGCTGAATGTGATAAGGAATCTTTTCATGCGGATTAACGAAGGTAGTATACCGGCCCAGCTCTTTGCCTTCGCACATTTTAATGGCGGCAAGCTCGGTAATATTGTTGCGCGTGATCGACAGGCCGGTGGTCTCGATATCAAATACGACATAGGTTGCTGTTTTGAGATCCATGGGCTGCGCATTCTCCACGATGTTTACCGCGTCATTTACGACATTGGCTTCTACACCGTAGAGCATTTTGAGTTTATGCTTATGTGCGGCATGGTTCGCATCCGGGAAGCTCTGGACATTACCATGATCGGTAACAGCCAGTGCCGGGTGTCCCCATTTCGCAGCGGTTTTGACATAATCAGTGATGGTTGCCACTGCATCCATTGTACTCATTGTAGTATGCAGATGGAATTCGACCCGCTTCTGCTTGGCATTGTCCTTACGCGCCGGCGGTGCAGACACTTCCGACAAATCCGAGGGGATCATCACCAGCTCCGGGATTTGCATGAAGCGGTCATATTCAACTTTGCCGCGTGCCCGTACCCACTTACCGTTGGCCAGCTGCCCCATCACTTTCAGATCCTCTTTGGTCTTCGCAAACATCTTCATCTGCAGAGAGTCTGTGAAGTCAGTGATGCAGAAGGTGTAGAGTGTGTTGCCGTTACGAAGCTCTTTGGTGTCCAGGCCAAAAATCGTGCCTTGAATCGTAATTTTCTTCTCTTCATCCTGAATGTCCAGAATCGATACGGCCTGTTCTTTGATCTCATACCCGATCTGAAGCTTGATCACCTCATTTGGGTCACCGACTTCCTCAGGCTCGTCCGGCTCACTGGCCATCATCATCATTTCTACCAGTTCACGCTGCTCCTGCTGGAGCTTCTGCTGGAATTCCTCATAGGCATCCGCTTTGCTCTCGTTCTCGGCAATCTGCAGCTTCACCTTGAGGGAAAGTCCGAAATACTTATCATAATATTTAATAATGGCTGCTTCGATGCCCTTTTTACGGGCCAGTTCAAGTGACATAGAATCGCTCAGGCTCAGTAAAAGCGTGCCGTCCTGCAGGTCCTGACTGGAGCGCGTCAGCCATCCGTTGACGGATGGAATCTCACGCTGGACCCACTCGAGGAACATTCCCCAGTACTCCTGTACAATATCTGCTTTGTTGATTGTGTCATCATATAGGAACAAGAAGCTGATTTTGGCAATATGCTGCAGCTTCTCACGCATTCTAAGGACAAAGGTCCGGTAGGTCTGGGCCGGAACCAGGCTGTCTTTCGCAATTACAATATGCCAGTCACGGTTGCCGCGGCTGATTTCCACACGCTCGATCTGCCCGTCCAAAAAGTAGGGATCAATGATGGCCGGCGGAATTTCCCCCTGCTTCATTAACAGCTCGAACCTTTTTCTTCTCTCCACGCTTTGCTCCATGGTTTCCCCACCTAACTCGGCAATAATTAGCCATACCTAAACTATAATTCTATTATAGTAAGAAAAGCTTCCGGTTCAAAAAGCATTGGGTACTTGCGGCCCGCCGACTCCTCTCGCCAGAAGCTAATATAAAAGATGAAATAAGAATGTTGCTGCTGATTAATACGCTTTGGCGAATACAACTGTATGCTGTGCCGGCTTACCGCAGCAAATACAAGTCTCTTTCGTTTCGGACGGATTGAACGGAATATTACGGCTGCCTGCGCCTGTTTCTTCCTTAACCTTGGTTTCGCACTCCTCAGAGCCGCACCAGCCTGCAAGCGCAAAGCCGCGCTTCTCTTCCATGGAATCCTTCATCTGCTCTAAGGTGTCTACAGAGTAGAAATGATCCTCACGGAACTTCAGCGCCCGCTCGAACATTTCCTGATGAACCTGCTCCAGCATAGCCTTCACTTCTTCTACCAGATTTTCCTGCTGGATAATCTTCTTCTCTCCGCTGACCCGGGATACGAGTACGCAGACTCCGTTCTCCATATCACGCGGTCCAAGCTCCAGACGTACAGGTACACCGCGCATTTCGTATTCATTAAACTTCCAGCCCGGTGTTACATCAGCACGGTCGTCTACACGTACGCGGATTCCGGCACTCTTCAGTTCTGCGAACAGTTCATCCGTGCGTCCGATAACGGCCTCACGGGTCTTAGGCGGCCCGATTGGAATCATAATGACCTGAGTAGGCGCTACCTTCGGCGGCAAAGCCAGTCCACGGTCATCCCCATGCACCATGATCAGGGAACCGATCAGACGTGTAGTAGAGCCCCAAGAGGTTGTATGTGCATATTCGAGTACATTATCACGGCTTAAGTACTGGATATCAAAAGCAACGGCGAACTTGGTACCCAGATAATGCGAGGTAGCCGCCTGCACAGCCCGTCCATCTTTCATCATCGCTTCAATGGAATAGGTATCCACCGCACCGGCGAAGCGCTCGGATGGTGTCTTCTGTCCGGTCACCACCGGAATAGCCAGGAAAGTTTCTACGAAATCTCGGTAGTTATCCAGCATCTTCATCGTTTCTTCACGCGCTTCCGTCTCATTCTCATGAGCGGTATGGCCTTCCTGCCAGAGGAATTCCGTAGTGCGGATGAACGGCAGTGTACGCTTCTCCCAGCGGACAACGTTAGCCCACTGATTGATCAGCACCGGAAGGTCGCGGTAAGACTGAATCCATTTGGAATACATATGGCCGAACATGGTTTCGGAGGTCGGGCGGATCGCCAGACGTTCTTCCAGCACATCACCGCCAGCCTCTGTCACCCAAGGCAGCTCCGGATTGAAGCCTTCAACATGTTCTTTCTCCTTCTGGAAAAAGCTCTCCGGAATAAACAGCGGGAAGTAGGCATTACGGTGTCCGGTCTCCTTGAGGCGGCGGTTCATCTCCTCCTGGATATGTTCCCAGATCTCGTAGCCATCCGGTTTGAACACAATACAGCCGCGGACCGGAGAGTAGTCCATCAGGTCCGCTTTTTTGATCACATCAATATACCAGCGTGAGAAATCTTCGCCCTGCGGCGTGATTTCCGTAACGAACTGCTTATCTTTAGCCATGTAAAGAAATCCTCCTAAATTCGCCCCGCAAAGTGCCGAATAGTCAACGAAGCCAATTCAAGTACTTTGCGGGGACCCCAAAAGAATGTATTGTGTAACGAATCAGCCGCTTATTAGGCGTAAAATATCATTATAAGTAACAGCAATCATCACCAGGAACAGCAGGGCAAACCCTACGAAATGGACCATGCCTTCACGGCTCGGATCCACCGGCTTACCGCGCAGTGCCTCCACACCAAGGAACACGAGCCTGCTTCCGTCCAGTGCAGGAATCGGCAGCAGATTAAAGATTCCGAGGTACAGGCTGAGAATAGCCGCCCAATACGTCAAATACTGAATGCCCTGCTGAGCAATCTGTCCGGTCAGCTGGAAGGTTCCCACAGGTCCCGAGATATCATCCATATTGAACTTGTTGATCAGCTGCTTGAAGCCGATGAAGATCAGCTTAGTGGTATCCACCATGGCAGTACCTGACTTGGTGATAGTCTCACCAACCCCTGCCTTGCGTGTAGGAAGCTCTGGTGTAATCCCGACTTTACCGCCTTCCTCCCCTTCCATACTGCGGGGAATCATAGCTACATTAAGCGTTTCATCGCCGCGCTGCAGTGTCCATTTCATCTCTTTACCCTTGGACGCGGAGGTGAGCGAGATCATCTTCTGGTAATCCCCGCCGATGGCTTCGCCATTAACGGATACCACAATGTCGCCTTTCTGCAGTCCGGCTTCCTGAGCCGGCATACCTTCACTTACATCGCCGATCTTCACATAGGTCGGATTCTCCACCTGGATACCGGCCATTTGCAGATGAAGTGCGAACAGCACAAAAGCCAGAATGAAGTTCATCACCGGACCGGCTAAGATCGCCACCGCGCGCTGGCCCACGGTTTTGCTGCCGAATTGGCGGTCTTTAGGCGCGATCTGCGTCTGCTGGCTGCCCTTAATCATCATCGCCTGCGGATGCACGTCGTAAGTGGTGACTTCACCATCCACATCCAGACGGATCTTCAGCTCATTCTCAAGATCGGTGAACTGCGCTTCACCGCGGATCACATTTCTGCGTGTATCCAGGGAATCCAGGTAAATATTCTTCACCTTATTATCCTGGCCCAGTCTAACCGCAATGGTCTGTCCGGGACCGATCTCAATCATTTCCGGATCCTCTCCGGCCATCCGGGCATATCCCCCAAACGGCAGCAAACGAAGCGTGAACTGGGTTTCACCACGTTTATAAGAAAACAGTTTCGGACCGAAACCGATAGCAAATTCCCTCACAAGAATTCCGGCGCGTTTGGCAAAATAATAATGTCCCCATTCATGGACAGTCACCAGAACAAAGAACATAAATACCGTCAAAAAAACGACTCTTACCATCTCCATTACGAAACATTCCCCCCTTTAGGTGTAAGACCGAAGTATGTCCTCTTAATTTATCATTATTCCAAGGTAAGGCACAAGAGAATCAACAGTCCACCCCTATTTTTCAGGGCACAGCAATTATTGCCAGCATTCATACTACGCTTGGTAAAGTTACAGCACAGCTGCAAGTTCCCGGGTCACCGTATCACAGTGCTGAATCTGCTCCAGATTCGGATGAGCCGCGTTCTCATGGCGCTGAAGAACCTCATCAATAATCTCTTCGATCCGTAAAAAGGATATTTCGCCGCGCAGGAACCGGGCAACGGCAACTTCATTGGCAGCATTGAAGGCAGTCGGTGCTGTACCTCCAAGTTTGCCGCTGTCAATCGCCATCTTTAGAGCCGGGTAACGTACATAGTCCATTTCACGGAAGTTGAGGCTGGCTGCTTTGGCCAGCGACAAGCGTTCCGCCGGTGACTGCCAGCGGTCCGGATAGGTAAGCGCATATTGAATCGGAACACGCATATCCGGAGTCCCCAGCTGGGCAATAACACTGCTGTCGCGGAATTCCACAAAGGAATGAATAATACTCTCCGGATGCAGCAGCACATTAATCTGCTCATAAGGCAGGGCGAACAGATGGTGCGCTTCTATAACTTCCAGCCCCTTGTTCACCATGGTTGCCGAATCAATCGTGATTTTGGCCCCCATGCTCCAGTTCGGGTGGCGCAGCGCATCTTCTATAGATACATTCTCAAGCTGCCCGCGGGAATAATCACGGAAAGATCCACCGGAGGCCGTAATGGTAATCGAAGCCACATCTTCACGGTTCTCGCCGTTCAAGCATTGGAAAATCGCCGAATGCTCACTGTCAACAGGCAGCAGCTTAACACCTTTGCGTCCAGCCAATTCTGTAACCAGGTGTCCGGCGGTAACCAGCGTTTCCTTGTTAGCCAGTCCAATATGTCTGCCGGCTTCAATAGCCGCAAGTGTAGACTGCAGGCCCACGCTGCCCACGAGAGCAGTCACAACAGTCTCCGCGTCACCGCCGGCGGCAATTTCTACAAGACCTTCGTTTCCGCTGTACAGCTCAACACCGGCCGGCAGACTGGACCTGATCTCAGCAGCAAGCTCCGGTGTGGACACAGAAACGCGGCGCGGATTGAAGCGGCGAACCTGCTCCAGCAGCAGCGCGGTATTGCTGCCCGCAGCAAGCCCGTCCACTTCAAAGGCTTCCGGGTGCATAGCTACGACATCCAGTGTCTGCGTGCCGATTGAACCCGTTGAGCCGAGAATACTGATTCTTTTCACAGTTGAAACCTTCTTCCTGCCGTTAATAGTAAGGCATCAGCATTACGATATGTACGAAAGGAAATACGATAATCCAGCTGTCGCAGCGGTCCAGGATGCCTCCGTGACCAGGCAGCAATGAGCCTGAATCCTTAATACCGTACACCCGTTTATATGCAGACTGTACAAGATCTCCGAGCTGACCCAGTACTGCGCAGGAAATCCCGATAAGCAATGCGCGTCCGATCGTCAGCAGATCAGGAACAAATAGGGCAAAAATAATAGAAATCGCAGCAGAGATCAACACTCCGCCAAGAGCACCTTCGATCGTTTTGTTAGGACTGATCGCCGGCCAGAGCTTATGCCGCCCGAAGCTTCGGCCGACAAAATACGCTCCGGCATCACTTCCCCAGATGCAGCACAGCAGCAGAAACGTCCAGAACAGCCCATGTCCATCTCCTGCGCCGCGGGCGGTAGCCATATAGGAGAAGCCCATCCCTATGTATACAATGCCGGTGAACATCAAAGCGGTGATCTTAATATCCAGCTTGTTCTTGCTGAAGACCGTAACCAGCAGGAATAACAGCATGAGCAGCCAGATTCCCTGCTCCCATGATAATAACTCGGAAGTCCCCAGCAGGTTCCAGGGGATCATGAAGCATAATACGGATGCATAACCAAGTACAGCAGTCCCTCCGAAGGTTGCTGTACCTGTCATTTTTACAAATTCATAATAGCCGATGAGGGCCATGGCAGTCAGCAAAAGCTGATACGGCCAGCCTCCCAAAAAGCATAAGCCCAAAAACAAGGCCCCGGCAACAATTCCGGTAATCAATCGCTGCTTCAAAGATTCCCATCTCCCATCAGGCTACTTCAATCCACCATAACGGCGTGTGCGGCGCTGATATTCCGCCACAGCCTGCATCAGATGCGTTTTGTCAAACTCGGGCCAATAAACATCTGTAAACCATAATTCACTGTACGCGATCTGCCAAAGCATAAAGTTACTGAGGCGCATTTCACCGCTCGTACGGATCAGCAGGTCAGGGTCAGGCAGTCCGCCGGATAGGAGTCTGCTGTCTATCAGCTCTGAAGTAATCTCATCAGGTGTCAGAATACCTGCCTGGATATCCTTGCCTAAGCCGCGCATGCAGTCTTCAATCTCTTTACGTCCACCGTAGTTCAGCGCAAAATTAAGAATAAGTCCGGTATTCCCTTCGGTCCGGGCGACTGCTTCTTCCATCGCCTTGCGGGTATGGGAAGGCAAAGCCTCGGTATCCCCCATTACACGTACCTGCACATTCTTTTCAATCAGTTCATCCAGTTCAATGGCCAGAAATTCCACGGGCAGGCGCATCAGGAAATCAACCTCATCCTTCGGCCGCTTCCAGTTCTCCGTTGAGAAAGCGTACATGGTCAAGAACTCTACTCCCAGATCATTCGCTGCGATTGTCGCACGTTTGACCGCCTTCATCCCGTTCTGATGACCCACAATACGGGGCAAGCCGCGCCGTTTCGCCCAGCGTCCGTTGCCATCCATAATTACAGCTACATGCCGGGGAATATTATCCGGTGAAATCTCGACTGGCTCCTGCCTGTCTTTACGGCTCAGCCATTCTTGAATCCGTTTGATCATTTCCGTTTCCTCCAAGCTCTTATCAGAAAGAGACAAACCCCACCATAAACGGAGGGGCCTGAAGTCTCTTGAATTTCATTATACTTCCATAATCTCTTTTTCTTTGGACAAGAGCACTTTATCGACTTCAGCTATGAACTTATCCGTTGATTTCTGAATATCTTCCTGATGTCCATGTGATTCGTCTTCCGAAATGCCGTTCTTTTCCATCTTCTTGATATCATCGTTCGCATCGCGGCGGATGTTACGGATGGCCACCTTCGCTTCTTCTCCGAACTTCTTAGTGAACTTTACAAGCTCACCGCGGCGTTCTTCAGTAAGCGGCGGGATCGACAAACGGATAATCGTACCGTCATTGGCAGGTGTGATCCCGATATCAGACTTCATAATTGCCCGTTCAATGTCAGACATCGATGTTTTGTCCCACGGCTGGATCAGCAGTGTCCGGGAATCCGGTGTGCTGATGTTGGCCAGCTGATTAAGAGGAGTTGGAGCACCGTAGT
This window encodes:
- a CDS encoding phosphatidate cytidylyltransferase → MKQRLITGIVAGALFLGLCFLGGWPYQLLLTAMALIGYYEFVKMTGTATFGGTAVLGYASVLCFMIPWNLLGTSELLSWEQGIWLLMLLFLLVTVFSKNKLDIKITALMFTGIVYIGMGFSYMATARGAGDGHGLFWTFLLLCCIWGSDAGAYFVGRSFGRHKLWPAISPNKTIEGALGGVLISAAISIIFALFVPDLLTIGRALLIGISCAVLGQLGDLVQSAYKRVYGIKDSGSLLPGHGGILDRCDSWIIVFPFVHIVMLMPYY
- the frr gene encoding ribosome recycling factor, which codes for MPQSVKKNAEERMEKAILSLKRDLSTLRAGRASTSLLDRIQVEYYGAPTPLNQLANISTPDSRTLLIQPWDKTSMSDIERAIMKSDIGITPANDGTIIRLSIPPLTEERRGELVKFTKKFGEEAKVAIRNIRRDANDDIKKMEKNGISEDESHGHQEDIQKSTDKFIAEVDKVLLSKEKEIMEV
- the rseP gene encoding RIP metalloprotease RseP, which translates into the protein MEMVRVVFLTVFMFFVLVTVHEWGHYYFAKRAGILVREFAIGFGPKLFSYKRGETQFTLRLLPFGGYARMAGEDPEMIEIGPGQTIAVRLGQDNKVKNIYLDSLDTRRNVIRGEAQFTDLENELKIRLDVDGEVTTYDVHPQAMMIKGSQQTQIAPKDRQFGSKTVGQRAVAILAGPVMNFILAFVLFALHLQMAGIQVENPTYVKIGDVSEGMPAQEAGLQKGDIVVSVNGEAIGGDYQKMISLTSASKGKEMKWTLQRGDETLNVAMIPRSMEGEEGGKVGITPELPTRKAGVGETITKSGTAMVDTTKLIFIGFKQLINKFNMDDISGPVGTFQLTGQIAQQGIQYLTYWAAILSLYLGIFNLLPIPALDGSRLVFLGVEALRGKPVDPSREGMVHFVGFALLFLVMIAVTYNDILRLISG
- a CDS encoding isoprenyl transferase; its protein translation is MIKRIQEWLSRKDRQEPVEISPDNIPRHVAVIMDGNGRWAKRRGLPRIVGHQNGMKAVKRATIAANDLGVEFLTMYAFSTENWKRPKDEVDFLMRLPVEFLAIELDELIEKNVQVRVMGDTEALPSHTRKAMEEAVARTEGNTGLILNFALNYGGRKEIEDCMRGLGKDIQAGILTPDEITSELIDSRLLSGGLPDPDLLIRTSGEMRLSNFMLWQIAYSELWFTDVYWPEFDKTHLMQAVAEYQRRTRRYGGLK
- a CDS encoding PolC-type DNA polymerase III produces the protein MEQSVERRKRFELLMKQGEIPPAIIDPYFLDGQIERVEISRGNRDWHIVIAKDSLVPAQTYRTFVLRMREKLQHIAKISFLFLYDDTINKADIVQEYWGMFLEWVQREIPSVNGWLTRSSQDLQDGTLLLSLSDSMSLELARKKGIEAAIIKYYDKYFGLSLKVKLQIAENESKADAYEEFQQKLQQEQRELVEMMMMASEPDEPEEVGDPNEVIKLQIGYEIKEQAVSILDIQDEEKKITIQGTIFGLDTKELRNGNTLYTFCITDFTDSLQMKMFAKTKEDLKVMGQLANGKWVRARGKVEYDRFMQIPELVMIPSDLSEVSAPPARKDNAKQKRVEFHLHTTMSTMDAVATITDYVKTAAKWGHPALAVTDHGNVQSFPDANHAAHKHKLKMLYGVEANVVNDAVNIVENAQPMDLKTATYVVFDIETTGLSITRNNITELAAIKMCEGKELGRYTTFVNPHEKIPYHIQQLTNITDEMVKDAPDLEPVLKEFVEFVSDSILVAHNARFDMGFIQASLKKLGLPLLPNPSLDTLELARLLFPTMKNHRLNTLADKYKVLLESHHRAVDDTIALGGILNGLLADAEKMKGLTRLERLNDYVGNDLSNVRPFHCGIYALNPVGKKNLYKLISMSHTEYYKRVPCIPKSKLEEHRDGLIVISGCERGEFFEAVLNKTVEEAIEVAQFYDVLEIQPLTMYMHLVDKGFVASAEDLRSVVRKICEIGEQMNKPVIATGNVHYLEPRDKLFRDITIHGITGFSPLKDQRKPDAHFRTTEEMLTEFEFLGLEKAMEVVVTNTVELADRFEEYDLFPSELFTPVIEGADDEIRNTCYETAKSIYGEELPEVVVARLEKELAPIIKYGFSANYLISERLVKKSNQDGYLVGSRGSVGSSVVATFLGISEVNPLPAHYICTNPECRHSEWFLDGSVPSGFDLPDKACPNCGGNLKGEGQDIPFETFLGFKGDKVPDIDLNFSGEYQPNAHNFTKTMFGPDNVFRAGTIGTVAEKTAFGFTKKYEEHHQKRWRGAEVGRLAAGCTGVKRSTGQHPGGIVVLPDYMEIEDITPVQFPADDVTAEWKTTHFDYHAFDANLLKLDILGHDDPTMMRMLQDLTGVDPTTIPMNDPKVMSMFNSTDALGVRPDQIRTPVATYGVPEMGTKFVRQMLVEAKPSSFADLLQISGLSHGTGVWLGNAQELIKNNTCNIKTVIGCRDDIMLYLIYKANMDASLAFKITESVRKGKGLPPEWIEEMKNCKVPQWYIDSCLKIQYMFPKAHAAAYVISAVRTAFFKLYHPIEYYATYFSVRAADFDIDLCCKGYEAIGRQIVEIEQKGFQALPKEKAMLPVLEMALEMTARGFTFKNIDLYRSDATKFTVDGNSLIPPFSSLAGIGDNAAINIAAAKDLGEFLSIEDFQQKSKASKTVIELLNGMGCFRGLPESNQLSLF
- a CDS encoding 1-deoxy-D-xylulose-5-phosphate reductoisomerase produces the protein MKRISILGSTGSIGTQTLDVVAMHPEAFEVDGLAAGSNTALLLEQVRRFNPRRVSVSTPELAAEIRSSLPAGVELYSGNEGLVEIAAGGDAETVVTALVGSVGLQSTLAAIEAGRHIGLANKETLVTAGHLVTELAGRKGVKLLPVDSEHSAIFQCLNGENREDVASITITASGGSFRDYSRGQLENVSIEDALRHPNWSMGAKITIDSATMVNKGLEVIEAHHLFALPYEQINVLLHPESIIHSFVEFRDSSVIAQLGTPDMRVPIQYALTYPDRWQSPAERLSLAKAASLNFREMDYVRYPALKMAIDSGKLGGTAPTAFNAANEVAVARFLRGEISFLRIEEIIDEVLQRHENAAHPNLEQIQHCDTVTRELAAVL
- the proS gene encoding proline--tRNA ligase codes for the protein MAKDKQFVTEITPQGEDFSRWYIDVIKKADLMDYSPVRGCIVFKPDGYEIWEHIQEEMNRRLKETGHRNAYFPLFIPESFFQKEKEHVEGFNPELPWVTEAGGDVLEERLAIRPTSETMFGHMYSKWIQSYRDLPVLINQWANVVRWEKRTLPFIRTTEFLWQEGHTAHENETEAREETMKMLDNYRDFVETFLAIPVVTGQKTPSERFAGAVDTYSIEAMMKDGRAVQAATSHYLGTKFAVAFDIQYLSRDNVLEYAHTTSWGSTTRLIGSLIMVHGDDRGLALPPKVAPTQVIMIPIGPPKTREAVIGRTDELFAELKSAGIRVRVDDRADVTPGWKFNEYEMRGVPVRLELGPRDMENGVCVLVSRVSGEKKIIQQENLVEEVKAMLEQVHQEMFERALKFREDHFYSVDTLEQMKDSMEEKRGFALAGWCGSEECETKVKEETGAGSRNIPFNPSETKETCICCGKPAQHTVVFAKAY